Below is a genomic region from uncultured Desulfovibrio sp..
TATTATCACCAGCGGAGCCTGATTCAAAAATATCTGCAAAGCCTGGCTCCGGGGATGCCACAGAAGACGAATCCGCAGCAGGTTCGCCGGACGCCGCAGTGCCGTGCGGCGCGGTACGCTCCAGCAGCAAAGCTTTCAGCCGCGCCAGATCTCCCCAGTGCCAGAACAGGGCCAGCAAGACCAGGGTTGAAAACAGGGCGGAAAGGCAAAAACGCGCCACTTCCCGCCGGGCCTTCAGGGCCAGGTCTTCATCAGTAATGCGGGGCGAAAGGTACACTTCCACCGACCCCACGGGGCGGCCTTCCATCTTGAGCGGATTCATGCCCTGCACGCTGTTTTCCGCAATTTCATCGTCCCAGGGAATGGGTTCCCACTGGTAGTTGCGCCGCTGCCCTTCCAGCATGCCACGCGGTGTCTGCACCTTGATGGCGTAAATGGATTCATCGGTCATGGCCGCCATAACAATGGTGCGCGCGGTCAGTTCGTCCAGCTCCCAGGCGGGCAGGGAAAGCAGCGCCGCCAGTTGCGCTGCGGTACGTCCGGCCTCGCTGCCAAGGCGGTTTTCCGCCTCCTGCCTGTCCTCATTGACATTCCAGACGCCAAGCAGCAGGAACAGCAGCAAGGCCGCCCCCCATGCAGCCAGGGCAAGTCTGCGTCGCAGAACGTGAGAGATATTGGGCATATGCTTTGCCGCGAGAGCCACGCCCCCGCGCTCCTTACTGTTGGTGTGGTCTGCCATGCAGACGGTGCGCCAGTGCGCTGGCAGCCGCAAGGGCATCAGCATCGCGCAGAACAAACAGACAAACAGCCCAGGCCGTTGCGCCGCCAGTAATGGCAAGGGCAAGCCCCAACCAGATGCCGCGCCCGTGCAGCAGTTCCAGCAATTGCCACGCGGCAAGGGCCGTGGCCGCAGCAGCGGCACATTGACGCAGTACCGCACACGCCGAAGGCAGACATGCGCTGGCGGATGCCGCGCCAGCGGAACTTTTTTTCAGCGCCCTGCCCAGAATGCACAGCAAAAAGCCGCATTGCAGCCACAAGCCAAGGCTTACGGCCAGTGCCGGAGCCATGACGCCAAGACTGCCCGAAAGACTATGGACCAGTGCGGCCCCGACCGCAAGCGTAGCAACCACGGCCCACACAGCGCTGACCGCCGTGCGCCGCACCTCGCCCAGCGCGTTGCAGGCCGCCAGCAGGGAGCGGTTGACGGCAAAGGCGGGCAGACCAGGCAAATAGGCCCACAGGGCGAGACCTGTCTCGTAAGCCGCATTGTCGCCAAAGGCGCCGTGCCGCAGCAGACCTTCCACCAGACGCGGCCCCACGGCCCACAATCCTGTGGCGGCGGGCAGGCTCAGCAGCAGGGTCAAACGCAGGGCCGTGCGCAACTGATCCGAAAAAAGCGAAAATTCTCTGGCAGCTGCAAGGCGGCTTAATGTGGGCAGACTTGCCATGCCCAGACACACGCCCACCAGTCCAAGGGGCAGTTCAAGCAGGCGTTCGGCATAGTAGAGAGCAGCCACCTGCCCTCGGCCCAGGCTGGACGCCAGCGACATGGCTGCCAGCATGGCAAGTTGCGGTGCGGATGCCCCAAGCAGGCCCGCGGGCAGACGGCCAAGGCAGTTCCAGGCAAGGGATGCCGCGCGCTTTTGCAGCGAGGATTCGTTCCCGCCTGCGTTACCCTGCGCGATATCCGGCCCTTCGTCAGGCCCGGCTTTACGCAAAGGCAGCAAACGCCGCACTGCCAGCCACTGCGCCAGCCATTGCGCAATACCGCCGCAAAGCATGCCCACAGCCAGAGCTGGAGCCGCAGGCAGCAGGCCCAAGGCAGCCGCTCCTGCAAAACACAGAATGACAATATTAAACAGGGCAGGAGAAACAGCGGGCAGCCAGAACACGCCAAGGCTGTGCAAAATGGCCATGCCCAGAGCAGCCATGCCCGCCGCCAGCGTATAGGGCAGGCAGATGCGCAGCAGGTATATGGCCTCCTGCCGTTCCGGCCCATAAAAACCGGGAGCCAGAATATCAGTAAGCCATGGGGTGGCCACCAGCCCAAGCACTGTGAGCAGGGTCAGCACAAGGCCAAGCCTCACGGCCAGAGCGCGGGCCAGCAGGCGCATACTGCGGCTGCGCTCTGGCCCCACAGCATGGTCGGGCGATGCGCCCATGCGCTCCAGATGCACAAGGCTTGCCGTCAGGGTCATGGAAAGCGAGCCTTCGCCCAGCATGCGGCGCAGCACATGGGGCAGCCGCATGGCAGCCACCAGTGCGTCGGCGGCAGCGCCGCCGCCCACAAGCCAGGCCATGCTCATATCGCGCAAAAGGCCAAGCACACGCGAAACAAGGGCAAAGCCGCCCAAAAGGGCCGCCGTGCGCGCAATGCCGCCAGAATGCCCGGGGCCGTGCTCGGCAGGGCCAGAAGCGCAAGACGGGGAGGATTCCCCACCCTTGCCGTGCGCGCAGCCGCTTTCAGAAGCGATCATTGTTCCTCGTTTCAGCCATGCAAAAAATCAGGGCAGCGCGCCACCGGCAGTTCTGGGCGCGCTCACGTCAAAACAAGTGGCCTGCAAGCTGTTTGCAACAAAGATATTCCACTTCCGGCGGCGCTAGGCTTTTAACAGCCCTTGTGCCGCCGGAAGCAAAAGTGTTACAGCTACGGGCGGTGCGGATCGGGTTCGGACTTCCACGCAGCCACGGCTTCACGCACAAGGCGGTTCTGCTCTTCGGGCATGGTGTCCTTGAAGGTTTCGGCAAACACGTGGATGCGCGTGCCGCCGCGCGGCGCAAACAGCCCCTTGACACGGCACCAGCAGGGATTGAGCAGGGTGCGCAGGTCTTCCAGCACGTTGTTGGTGATGGTTTCCATAAACGACTGGTGATTGCGGAAGGCGAACATATAGAGCTTGAAGCTCTTGGATTCCACGCACAGCTCGTCAGGAATGTACTCTACCGTGATGGTGCCGCAGTCAGGCTGGCCGGTCACCGGGCAGAGCGAGGTAAATTCGGGAAAGCTGATGCTGATCACATAGGGGCGCTGGGGAAAGCAGTTGGGAAAGGCCTCCAGCAGGGCTACGCTGGGGCCGCCCTCCGGGGACTGAAGGCGGCCTGTGCCAAGAACCTTCAGGTCCTGGGTCTGATCCTGGCTGCGGGTACTCATGGGGATACTCCTTAAAATACACGGAAATGACGCTGCCGTACAGCGTTGGGGGGCCGCCGGGGCGGCGGACGCGCCATGCGCAGGCGAAAGGCCTCACTGGCTGCGCAAACGCAGGCGCGTATCAGACTTGTAACCCATTGCGCTTACGGCTACAATAATCTATTGCCCACTCCAATCCGATACCAGCCATCGGCCAGTTCCCCGGAGCAACGTATGAACATCCTGCTGCACGTACACGCCTGCAAGCGGGGCCAATGTCTGCCCCTGCTGCCTGTTGCCGCCACGGATACCGATTTTTGCCGCAGCCACGGCCTCATGATGCCCGAGCCATGGGCAATGCCCCACCTGCGGGTGGGCACATGCTTTTGCGGGGCCTGCGGCACAGCCCTGCTCAAGGTTACAGGGCGCGCCTGGATGCCCCTGCCGCCCAACACTGCACCCCCCGGCGGCAACGGGGAGGAGCCGTGGCAGGCGAGCCACGCGGTGCAGTGCCTGTTTTTGACTGCTCTGACGGATCTGCCCGAAGGCCCGCTGGAAGTAACCGCCAGAAAAACCGGCTACAGCCTTGCCTGGATAACCCTGTCGGACAAAGGCGCGCGCGGCCAGCGGCTGGATTTGAGCGGCCCCGCCATTGCTGAAATGGTCGGCTCCGCCATGCCGCTGAGCCACAGCCAGGGATTTTTGCTGCCGGATGAAGCCGCGCAACTGCGCGCCCTGCTGACGGAGCTTGCCCTGAGCCAGGGTTTTGACCTTATATGCACCACCGGCGGCACCGGGCTTTCGGCGCGTGATATCACGCCGCAAACCACTGCCGCCCTGCTCGATACGCCCTTGCCGGGCTTTACTCAGGCCATGCTGGCCGCCAGCCTTGCCAAAACGCCCCACGCGGTTATTTCGCGCGCGGCAGCGGGCACACTGGGGCAAAGCATCATCATCAACCTGCCGGGCAGCCGCAAGGCCGTTGTGGAAAACCTTGCCGCCGTACTGCCCGCCCTGCCCCACGCCCTTGCCAAATTGCAGGGCGACCCCGCCGACTGCGGCGGTTAAGGAGAACACATGGGCTTTTTTCCGCGTTCCGGCATGAGGCTTTCCACGCCTTTTGGCCAGTTTGGCGACATTTGCCGGATGATCAAGATTGAACATTCCATTTTTGCGCTGCCCTACGCCTGGGCAGGGGCGGTATTGGCAGCACGCGGCTTGCCCTCTGCGCGCAGCCTGATTTTTCTGACCATCAGCATGATCGCGGCGCGCTCATTCGCCATGGCCTTCAACCGGCTGGCCGATCTGCCCTTTGACCGCGACAACCCGCGCACACAGGGTCGCCCCCTGGTAACGGGCGTTATCAGCAAGGGGCAGACATGGGCCTTCTGCGCGCTCATGGCAGTTATCTTTATTGCCTCCTGCGCGGCGCTGAACACTGTCTGCCTGTGGCTTTCCGTGCCTGCGCTGCTCTTTGCGGCCATATACAGCCTGCTTAAGCGCTTTACGGCCCTGTGCCACTTCTGGCTGGGCGCGACGCTGGGTCTTGCCCCGCTGGCTGGCTGGCTTTCGGTCAATCCCGCAAGCCTTGGCCTTGCGGCTGTGCTGCTGTTCTGGGCTGTTACCTTTTGGGTGGCGGCATTTGACATTTACTATGCATTTCAGGACATGGATTTTGACGTGGCCTTTGAGCTGCATTCCGTGCCTGCTTCTTTTGGGCCGGATACGGCCCTGACGCTGGCCGCGTTTTCGCACGCCATGACGTCCATCTTTCTGCTGCTGGCGGGCTTTGCCGCCGGGCTTTCCTGGCCATGGTACGTGGTGTGGTTCGGCATCAGCGTCATGCTGCTTGTGGAGCACAGGCTCATGAAGCCGCAGGATCTGCGCCATGTGAACACGGCCTTTTTTACCATCAACGGCATCATTTCGCCGGTCGTGCTGGCTGGCGTGTTGCTGGGCATCTATATCTGACGGAGAGGCAATGCCGCGCAAAAAACAGTACCAATGGAAATCCAGCGACGAGGCGGAAGGCTTTGACTTGCCGCCCAGCCGCTCTGAAAAAAAACGCCAGAGCCTTGCCCTGCAAAACATGGGCGAAGAGCTGACGCGCCTTGGCCCGCAGGAAGTCAAAAACCTTGACCTGCCCGCAGACCTCAGGGAAGCGCTGCAACTTTACGCCCGCATAGGCGACCACGAAGGCCGCCGCCGCCAGATGCAGTTTATTGGCCGCGTCATGCGCGAGATTGACCCCGCGCCCATCCGCGCCATGCTGGATGCCCGTCGCGAGGTCTCAGCAGCAGCCACCGCGGCCCTGCATCAGGCAGAGCAGTGGCGCGACCGCCTGCTGAGCGCTGACCAGGGAGAACTTGCGGGCCTGGTGGCAACCCTGCTGACCGCAAGGGCACTGCCAGAGCAGGACGCAGAAGAGCCAGAGGCCACGGGCAAGGCCGCTCTGCCAAGCCAGGATGAACTCATGACCATGACCCTTGCCGCCCGCAAGGAAACTGCGGAGAACACCTCCCCGCAGGCCCGGCGCGCGCTTTTTCGCGCCATCCACGGCATGCTGAAGGCGTAATCCCGGTGATTTTGGCCTTCCAACCCTGTGCTTTTTCATAAAAATAAAAAAATTGCGCAGGAATGCTTGACGATCACCTACGGTTAGGATAGAAGCTTTCTTCGTTGCTACGCCCTTGTAGCTCAGTCGGTAGAGTGCATCCTTGGTAAGGATGAGGTCAGCAGTTCAATCCTGCTCAAGGGCTCCACAAAGAATCAAAGGACTTACGGAGAAATCCGCAAGTCCTTTTTTTTATATCCCCGCCTGCCAGAGATTTCAGACAAAAAAAGCCGCCCCTGCGGACGGCCAAAACCTGTATACATCTGCACATCAGGGAAGCTGCGGCGGTTGCGGCACCAAGGCCCGGTACGGGCCGCGCATGCTGTACACAAAGTTTGCCATGCGCGCATCGCCGCTGATCACGAGCATGAGCAAAAGCTTGGACTGCGCATCCTCGCGCACAATGCCGTAGCCCTTCACGCCCTTCTGCTCAAAAGTAAATTCCCACTGGCCATTGCTGCGAAAAACAGGCGTTGAACCCTGCAAGCGTTTGGCATTGCCCCTGGCGGCCTGCTCGGCCTCGCCAGCATTGGCAGGCCCCACAATAATGAGCGCAGAACTTTTGTGATCCTTCTGCCCCATCACAACCTGCACGGCTTCCTGCACCTTGGTGGGGCCATTCACCACCACCCAGTCCGCGGGCAGATCAAGGCTGTAATATTTTGTTGTCAGGGGCGCGGCCTGCGCCTGCGCTGCAAGCAGAACCGTCAGCACAAGCAGGGGTAAACCCCGCATAACAAGCCGGATAAATTTCTGGGGCATGGCAGTCTCCATTGCATTCCTAGGATGCCGGAGTGTACGGCTCTCCGGCTTGCCTGTCCACACGCCATGCTGCGGATACCTGGGCGGCGGATATCTGCGCGATAAGGACGCGCGCCCTCTTGCCGGAGAAGATTCATACCTGTAGTATGCGCGAGATGAGGATAGTATGCTGAAACTACGAGCACTGCGCGCCCGACTTTACGAAAATCGTTTTGAACTGCTCATGCTCTCGCTGTGGTGCGTGTTCATTCTGAACATCATATTTCCAGAAAACATCTACCGGGGCACGGCGCAGGCAATCTATCTGCCTATCCAGCTGCTTGCTGCTCTTGTACTTTTTGAGTTCAAACCGCGCATTCTGCGGCTTGTCCTGTTTTTCGGCGCACTGCTCATTGTGGGCCGGGCCATGGATCTGTTTTTTATCAAGACCATGAAAGAGGAATTGCTGCTGCTCTATCTGTGTTTTTTCGGCAGCATCATGTTTGAGGTATTCCGGCAGATATCCCACGCGCAGATGTTTACGACCAAAATCGTCTACGCTGCGGTGTGCGGCCTGTTGCTCATTGGCTATTGCGGCTATTTTCTGTTTCTGTCCATCGAGTTCCATCAGCCGGGTTCTTTCAAAGGGCTGGGCGCGGGCGACCAAGCGGCCAACGACCTGTTTTACTTCAGCTACGTGACCATCCTCACCATCGGCTACGGCGATATTACGCCTAAAACCTGGATTGCCAAAAATGCCACAGTGCTTGTGGGTTTTACCGGCTATCTCTATTCCATTGTTGTTATTGCCCTTATCGTGGGCAGGGCCCACCGCACGCCGCGCAGCACCGTTGCCCCCACAAAAAAACCAGCCCCGCTGCCTGCGCGCTCTCCGCAATCATCTTCCGCCAAAAAACCGCCGGAAGCCTGACCTCATCCTGATTCTGCACCAGCTTCACGCCAGAGGTCAGCAGCACACGGCCAGCCTGATTTATGCACGCCTTATGAGGGGCGCTTAGACCACCCGCTCAGGCCTTGCGCTTGAACATCCACACGGCAACGCCCACAGCCACCGCGCTGATGCAGGCAATCTTGCCAAGGCTCACCGCTGCCGCAGCCACGGTGATATCTTTCAGAAAAACCCCCTGCACAATGGTGGTAAAATGCCGCATGGGGTTCAGCTGGCTGGCGTATTGCAAAAATGGCGGCATGTTGATGACGGGCGTAACCGCGCCGGAAATAAGAATACACGGCACCCCTACGGTAAAGGCCCCCAGAAAGGCCTGCTGCTGCGTGGCAGATAACGACGAGACCATCAGCCCCACCCCGCCCGAAGCCATGGCAAAAACCAGCATGGCCACATAGAGCAGCACCAGAGAGCCGGTAAACGGCACCCCGAAACCGAAAATAGATATGAGCAGAAAAATTGTGCCGTGCACCAGCCCCACCAGACAACCCGGCACTAATTTGGCAAGGGCAATCTCCGTAGGGGTGGCCGGAGAAACCAGCAACTGGTCAAAGGTGCCCACCTCGCGCTCCCGCGCTACGGAAAGCCCCGTCACCACCAGCCCCAGCATAAAGCCCAGCATGCCTATAAGGTTGGGCAAAAAGAACCACTGAAATTCCAGATTGGGATTGAACCAGCAGCGCACGCGCACATCCAGCTTGGGCGCTCCGCCTGCGTCAGTTGCAGCGCCGAGCGCCATTTGCCCCCGTGGCGTGGATTCCCCAATGCCGCGCACAATGGTTTCAAGATAATAGGAGGCAATCTGCGCCGCATTGGAGCGCCTGCCGTCAAGTATCACCTGCATCTGCGCTGGCGCACCTGCATCGACCCTGCGGGAAAATTCATCATCAAACACCATGACAAACAGGGCTTTTTGCCGCTCGATAGTCGGGCGAATATCCGCCTCGCCATCCAGAAATGTCACGCTGCGGAAGGTATGCGACCCCTGTAGCCTGCGTACGATCTCGCGGCTCCAGTTGCCGCTGTCATGGTTGAGCACGGCCACATCCACATTGCGCACTTCCATGGTGGCCGCCCAGCCAAACACCACAATCTGCATGAGCGGCGGCACAATAATGAGCATGCGCGAAACCTTGTTGCACAGCAGAACCAGCAGCTCCTTGCGCACAATGGTCGCCATGCGCCGCAGGTTCAGACGGGGCAGCGTTATCCTAACCATCATGCGTCCAGCCTTTTGACAAGGTTGCGGTACACCAGCCCCAGCAATACCGAGGCCAGCAGCCCCATGAACAGCAGGCTGGGGCCAAACACGCCCCACACGTCCCCGGTCAGGAAAATGGTACGTAAACAGGTATTGAAGTAGCTGGCGGGCAAAAGCCGCGTCAGGGCCTGAAGCACGGGCGGCATGCTGTTGATGTCAAACACAAAGCCCGAGAGCAGCAATGCGGGCAAAAAGCCGGAGAACAATCCCGCTTCAGCCGCCACCAATTGCCCGCGCAGTGTTACGGAAATCAGCAGCCCCTGACCCAGCGCGCTCAGCATGAATACGGACGACAAGAGCACAAGTACCCACAAGGAGCCGCGAAACGGCACGGCAAAGAGCGTCACCGCCGCCACCGCGCACAGGGCCATGCTGAACATGCCCATGCAGAAATACGGAATCAGTTTGCCCAGCAGCAGTTGCATGCGGCTTACTGGCGTGGCGAACATGGCCTCCATGGTGCCGCGTTCCCACTCGCGGGCAAATACCAGGGAGGTCAACAGTGTGCCGATAAGCGTCATGATAACGGTTATGGCCCCCGGCACAAGAAACTGCACACTCTTGGCAGCAGGGTTGTACCAGAAGCGCGGCTGAATATTGATGGGCAGCGCTGCTGCAACGCCATCCGGCAAGGCCGTGCGCTGCCAGGCCATAATCAGCCCCTGGCTGTAGTTCTGGATATACTGGGCCGTATTGGGTTCTGAACCGTCCACGAGCACCTGCACGGCCCCGGCACTGCCGCGCTCAAGCTGCTCGTCAAAATCCTGCTGGATCACCAGTATGCCCTGCACCACAGAATCGCGCATCATACGCCCGGCCTCGGCCATGGTTCCCACAGGGCGCGTGGCAAACCACGGGGAGTGGGCAAAATCCGCCGCAAGGCTCAAAGAATGCCGCCCGCCGCTCTGATCCAGCACAGCCACCCGCAGCACGCCCGCATCCAGGGTAATGCCGTAGCCAAAGAGCAGCAGAAAGATGAAAGGCAAAACCCCGGCCACAAGATAGGATGAGGGATCGCGCACGATCTGCTGAAATTCCTTGCCCACCAGGGCAAAAAGCTGTCGTAACCAGATATTGCTTTGCATGTGTGCCGGGCCGTTTGTTGTGGATCGGGCAGCAGAACCTTACGAAAAAAATCTTCTGTCTCGCGGCCTGCTACTGCGGATGCTCCCTGTCGTATCTTTCAATGTTGGCAATAAAGGCTTCTTCCAGCGTGGGGTCTTCCACCTCGGTGCAGGATGCCTTGAGTTCGTCCGGTGTTCCCATGCTGATCATGGCACCGCGGTAGATCAGCGCGATGCGGTCGCAGTATTCTGCCTCTTCCATGAAGTGGGTCGTCACCAGCACAGCGGCCCCGGCTGTGGTCATGGCGGAAATGTGCTTCCAGAAATCCCGGCGGGTGCGCGCGTCCACGCCAGAGGTCGGCTCGTCAAGAAACAGCACGGGCGGCTCGTGCAGGGTGGCGCACAGCAGGGCCAGCCGCTGCTTTTGCCCAAGCGGCAGCGAGCCTGTGCGGCTGCGCAGATAGGGCTGCAATTCAAGCGCCTCGGCCAGCTCGGGCAAAAGGGCGTTGCGCCGTTCCTTGGACAGACCATACAGCTCGGCAAAAATATTGATGTTTTCACGCACGGGAATATCCGGGTACAGCGAAAACTTCTGCGCCATGTAGCCCAGACGCGAGCGGGCCTCGCTGCCCGCGCGCAGCAGATCTACCCCGTCCACGGCGCAACTGCCGGATGTGGGGCGCGAAAGCCCGCAGAGCATGCGGAATGTGGTGGACTTGCCCGCCCCGTTGGGCCCAAGCAGGCCAAAAATTTCACCGGGCCGCACATCAAAGGAGATATCGCGCGCCGCCACAAATGCGCCAAACCGTTTGGTGAGGTTGCGGGCCAAGATGGAAAAAGTCGGGCCGGAATCAGCGGAAGCAAAGGACGAAGCCGCATCTGACGAAGCGGCAGCCGAGGGAGGCGCTCCTGCCGCGCCCTCTGGCGCCAGAGCAATGCTGCCACCGCCACTGCCCTGAGTGCCCGCGTGGTTGCCGCCGTTGTGGGACACATTCAGTTTGCCGTAGGGCGAAGGGCTCTGGTTGATGCCGCCAACGGCGCTCATGTAGGCGTCTTCCAGCCGTGGGGCCACGGCCTCGCCGCCACGGGCCAACACCTCGCGCCGCAGATTGTCAGGGGCATTTGCCGCCAGCACAAGCCGGATGCGGCTGCCCTGAATAAGGGCATCTTCAATGCCCGAGCGCATGGTCCAGAGGGTCAATTCCTTTTTATGCATTCCCGCATCGGCCCGCAGCAGAAAAACCCGCCCTTCGGCCCGCGCGGTGAGTTCCTCCGGCGGCCCGGCAAACAGTACACGCCCGCTGTCCAGCATGATCACGCCGGGGCAGCGCTCGGCCTCGTCCAGATAGGCGGTGGACCACACAACCGTCATGCCTCCCTGGCTCAAATCCTGCACCATGCGCCAGAGTTCACGGCGCGACTGCGGGTCAACGCCCACGCCGGGTTCGTCAAGCAGCAGCAGGCGCGGCGCCCCTAGCAGAGCGCAGGCGATGCCCAGTTTCTGCTTCATGCCGCCAGACAATCTGCCCGCAAGGCGCTCGGTAAAAGGGGCAAGGTTCGTGAATCCCAGCAACTTTTCAAACACGCGGTCGCGTTCTGCCCCTTCAAGCCCGCGCAGGCTGGCATGCAGCCGCATGTTGGCCATGACGGAAATATCTTCATACAGGCCAAAGCGCTGCGGCATGTAGCCAATGCTGTTGGGCTGGCTGCGCATAAGCTCTGCCGGGCTTTGCCCAAAGAGGTTTGCGCGCCCTTCGCTTGGCGGCATAAGACCCGCCATGATGCGCATGAGCGTGGTTTTCCCCGCCGCGTCAGGCCCCACCAGCCCGGTGATGCGCCCGGCGGGGATGACCGCGTTCACGCCGTCCAGAGCGGTGACGGCCTCGCGCCCCTTGCCGAAGCGCATGACCAACCCCTCCAGGCAGACGGCCTGGGCATCGGCGGCGTTGTCGCTCATGGCGCGGGCGTATCCTGCAAAATAATTGTCACGGGCATGCCCTGCCGCATGACGTTTTCCGGATCCTGCGCCTGTACGCGCAGCCGGTAGACCAGAGCCGTGCGCACCTCGCGCGTTTCAACGGTCTTGGGGGTAAATTCCGCCGTGGGCGAAATAAAGCCCACCGTGCCGGGAAAGCTCTTTCCTGGCGCTGCGTCCACCAGAATCTTCACAGGCATGCCGGGTTTGACGCGCCCCAGATTGGGTTCGTCCACATAGGCCCGCAGCCACAGGGGGTCGGCAAGGGTGAGGGTGTACACGGTCTGCCCGGCCTGCACTATGGCCCCGGCCTCGCGGGCGCGGGTCAGCACAATGCCCTTTTGCGGCGCGGCAAGCACTGCGTCGCGCAACTGGATTTCCGCATGATTGAGGGCTGCGGCAGCAGCGGCAACAGCGGCCTTTTGCGCCAGAACTTCCTCTTCCCGGTAGCCGGAAAGCAGCATGTCCAGCTGGTCCTGATTGGAACGCAGCTTGGCGCTGGCCTCGCTGTACTGGGCGCGGGCGTTGTCCAGATCTTTTTGCGAAATAGCGTTGGAAACGCGCATGGCCGCCACGCGGTTCAGGTTGATTTGCGCGTTTTCTGCCAGGGCGGCAGAGCCGCTCACCGCAGCGCGGGCCTGAGCGATTTCTTCCACGCGGTAGCCGCGCTCAAGACGCAACAGGGAGGCCTGCTGCCTTTCAAGTTCTGCGGCGGCCTGATCGCGCTGCTGGGTCAGCAGATCATCGTCAATCCGGGCCAGTGCCTGACCGGGGGCGACGGCATCGCCTTCGTCAACAAGCACTTTTGCAATGCGCCCGTTAACGCGAAAGCTCAGGTCAACCTGCCGTATATCCACATTGCCATACAGCACAAGCTGATCTCCATCATGCCGCAGCCACTTCCACAATAATACAACCAGCAACAGCACAGCCAGCGCCGCGCAAAAAATCAGAATCTTACGGGGAACAGTCATATTCCTCCCAGCTTGCATTCACCGCAAGCAGTACCGCGCCAGATAATTTTATGACGGGGCAGTTGCCCCGCTACCTGGCAGAATAGCTAGAGGAGGGGGGCTTGTCCATGCGGCACAACACATACAATACAATAGTTGATTTCGGCGAGTTTGTGGGGCATGCAAAAGAAGCAGCAAAATGCTGCCAGGAACACGTCTTAAACTATACCGGGGACATCATGACAAACCATTCGCCTGTTTTCAGCATCGCCAGTGTTATGAGGGTTACAGCGATGTTTGCACTCACCTTGATCCTGTACGCCCCGGTCAGCCCCGCCGCGCAACAGCCAAAGGAATTTCCCGATGCCGCTGCGGTAGAAAACATTGCCGCGCAAGGTTTTGTTTATGGCCTGCCCATAGTGATGCACTACGCCGTCACCTACGAATACTCCGTTGACACCAAGTCCCCGCAGTACAAAGCGCCCTTCAACGCCCTGCGCAACGGGGCGCGGGTGTTCACCTACAAGGATACCGTGGTCATCACGCCCAACAGCG
It encodes:
- the murJ gene encoding murein biosynthesis integral membrane protein MurJ, whose product is MIASESGCAHGKGGESSPSCASGPAEHGPGHSGGIARTAALLGGFALVSRVLGLLRDMSMAWLVGGGAAADALVAAMRLPHVLRRMLGEGSLSMTLTASLVHLERMGASPDHAVGPERSRSMRLLARALAVRLGLVLTLLTVLGLVATPWLTDILAPGFYGPERQEAIYLLRICLPYTLAAGMAALGMAILHSLGVFWLPAVSPALFNIVILCFAGAAALGLLPAAPALAVGMLCGGIAQWLAQWLAVRRLLPLRKAGPDEGPDIAQGNAGGNESSLQKRAASLAWNCLGRLPAGLLGASAPQLAMLAAMSLASSLGRGQVAALYYAERLLELPLGLVGVCLGMASLPTLSRLAAAREFSLFSDQLRTALRLTLLLSLPAATGLWAVGPRLVEGLLRHGAFGDNAAYETGLALWAYLPGLPAFAVNRSLLAACNALGEVRRTAVSAVWAVVATLAVGAALVHSLSGSLGVMAPALAVSLGLWLQCGFLLCILGRALKKSSAGAASASACLPSACAVLRQCAAAAATALAAWQLLELLHGRGIWLGLALAITGGATAWAVCLFVLRDADALAAASALAHRLHGRPHQQ
- the yjgA gene encoding ribosome biogenesis factor YjgA, whose translation is MPRKKQYQWKSSDEAEGFDLPPSRSEKKRQSLALQNMGEELTRLGPQEVKNLDLPADLREALQLYARIGDHEGRRRQMQFIGRVMREIDPAPIRAMLDARREVSAAATAALHQAEQWRDRLLSADQGELAGLVATLLTARALPEQDAEEPEATGKAALPSQDELMTMTLAARKETAENTSPQARRALFRAIHGMLKA
- the queF gene encoding preQ(1) synthase, whose protein sequence is MSTRSQDQTQDLKVLGTGRLQSPEGGPSVALLEAFPNCFPQRPYVISISFPEFTSLCPVTGQPDCGTITVEYIPDELCVESKSFKLYMFAFRNHQSFMETITNNVLEDLRTLLNPCWCRVKGLFAPRGGTRIHVFAETFKDTMPEEQNRLVREAVAAWKSEPDPHRP
- a CDS encoding potassium channel family protein, which codes for MLKLRALRARLYENRFELLMLSLWCVFILNIIFPENIYRGTAQAIYLPIQLLAALVLFEFKPRILRLVLFFGALLIVGRAMDLFFIKTMKEELLLLYLCFFGSIMFEVFRQISHAQMFTTKIVYAAVCGLLLIGYCGYFLFLSIEFHQPGSFKGLGAGDQAANDLFYFSYVTILTIGYGDITPKTWIAKNATVLVGFTGYLYSIVVIALIVGRAHRTPRSTVAPTKKPAPLPARSPQSSSAKKPPEA
- a CDS encoding UbiA-like polyprenyltransferase codes for the protein MGFFPRSGMRLSTPFGQFGDICRMIKIEHSIFALPYAWAGAVLAARGLPSARSLIFLTISMIAARSFAMAFNRLADLPFDRDNPRTQGRPLVTGVISKGQTWAFCALMAVIFIASCAALNTVCLWLSVPALLFAAIYSLLKRFTALCHFWLGATLGLAPLAGWLSVNPASLGLAAVLLFWAVTFWVAAFDIYYAFQDMDFDVAFELHSVPASFGPDTALTLAAFSHAMTSIFLLLAGFAAGLSWPWYVVWFGISVMLLVEHRLMKPQDLRHVNTAFFTINGIISPVVLAGVLLGIYI
- a CDS encoding MogA/MoaB family molybdenum cofactor biosynthesis protein — protein: MNILLHVHACKRGQCLPLLPVAATDTDFCRSHGLMMPEPWAMPHLRVGTCFCGACGTALLKVTGRAWMPLPPNTAPPGGNGEEPWQASHAVQCLFLTALTDLPEGPLEVTARKTGYSLAWITLSDKGARGQRLDLSGPAIAEMVGSAMPLSHSQGFLLPDEAAQLRALLTELALSQGFDLICTTGGTGLSARDITPQTTAALLDTPLPGFTQAMLAASLAKTPHAVISRAAAGTLGQSIIINLPGSRKAVVENLAAVLPALPHALAKLQGDPADCGG
- a CDS encoding ABC transporter permease, producing MMVRITLPRLNLRRMATIVRKELLVLLCNKVSRMLIIVPPLMQIVVFGWAATMEVRNVDVAVLNHDSGNWSREIVRRLQGSHTFRSVTFLDGEADIRPTIERQKALFVMVFDDEFSRRVDAGAPAQMQVILDGRRSNAAQIASYYLETIVRGIGESTPRGQMALGAATDAGGAPKLDVRVRCWFNPNLEFQWFFLPNLIGMLGFMLGLVVTGLSVAREREVGTFDQLLVSPATPTEIALAKLVPGCLVGLVHGTIFLLISIFGFGVPFTGSLVLLYVAMLVFAMASGGVGLMVSSLSATQQQAFLGAFTVGVPCILISGAVTPVINMPPFLQYASQLNPMRHFTTIVQGVFLKDITVAAAAVSLGKIACISAVAVGVAVWMFKRKA